A genomic region of Bernardetia sp. ABR2-2B contains the following coding sequences:
- a CDS encoding ribonucleoside-diphosphate reductase subunit alpha produces MYVIKRDGRKEEVIMQKITARIERLCDNLDTRYIKPTEITYKVLAGLYDNVTTIELDELAAETAATMATVHPDYAILASRIAISNLHKETKDAFSETIEELYNYVNPKTNEPAGLISEEVVQVVRKYAHVLNQAIDYGRDYEYDYFGFKTLERSYLLRLDGKVTERPQQMIMRVSVGIHGADIDAAIKTYHLMSERWFTHATPTLFNAGTPKPQMSSCFLLEVQDDSVDGIYDTIKQCAKISQSAGGIGVSVHNVRATGSYIRGTNGYSNGIVPMLKVFNDTARYIDQGGNKRKGAFAVYLEPWHADVFEFLDLKKNHGKEEARARDLFYALWISDLFMKRVQEDGEWSLFCPNEARGLSDCFGKEFEDLYTKYELEGKARKTIRAQELWFAILEAQIETGTPYMLYKDHANGKSNQQNLGTIKSSNLCTEIMEYTSPDEVAVCNLASIALPKYVMANEEGVLEFNHQVLYDVTYQATINLNRIIDRNYYPIEEARRSNFRHRPIGLGVQGLADAFIMLRMPFESEEAAKLNKEIFETIYFAAMTASKDLAITEGAYETFEGSPLSKGQFQFDLWKVDEDYHSGRWNWEELRNEVVKHGARNSLLLAPMPTASTSQILGNNECFEPYTSNIYVRRVLSGEFVVVNKHLLKDLIEIDMWDDEMKNELIAANGSVQNIKRIPQELKEIYKTVWEISQRTIIDMSADRGAYICQSQSLNVHIQNPTFGKLTSMHFHAWKRGLKTGMYYLRTKAAADAIKFTVDKDALEVGKEAAKNNKLKAEKIMADSNEEILAMAENGMDMEEQSNLALARIHKRQNGQAQEEQLKDGLGGAACSLDDEDCLTCGS; encoded by the coding sequence ATGTACGTAATCAAGCGAGACGGCAGGAAAGAAGAAGTGATTATGCAAAAAATCACAGCCAGAATAGAAAGGCTTTGTGATAATTTGGACACTCGTTATATCAAACCAACAGAAATTACTTATAAAGTGTTGGCAGGACTTTACGATAATGTAACGACTATCGAATTAGACGAACTAGCAGCCGAAACAGCAGCTACAATGGCAACTGTTCATCCAGATTATGCAATTTTGGCATCAAGAATTGCTATTTCAAATCTTCATAAAGAAACTAAAGACGCTTTTTCAGAGACTATCGAAGAGCTTTATAATTACGTAAATCCAAAAACGAACGAACCAGCAGGTTTGATTTCTGAAGAGGTAGTACAGGTAGTTCGTAAATATGCTCACGTTCTGAATCAAGCTATTGATTACGGTAGAGATTATGAGTATGACTATTTTGGTTTCAAGACTTTAGAGCGTTCATACCTTTTGCGCCTTGATGGAAAAGTAACTGAACGTCCTCAACAAATGATTATGCGTGTTTCTGTTGGTATCCATGGTGCTGATATTGATGCAGCTATCAAAACCTATCATTTAATGTCTGAACGTTGGTTTACACACGCTACTCCAACACTTTTTAATGCAGGAACTCCAAAACCTCAAATGTCTTCTTGTTTCTTACTAGAAGTTCAAGATGATAGTGTTGATGGAATTTATGACACGATAAAGCAATGTGCTAAGATTTCTCAGTCTGCTGGTGGAATTGGTGTGAGCGTTCATAACGTACGTGCAACAGGTTCATATATTCGTGGTACGAATGGCTACTCAAACGGAATTGTTCCGATGCTAAAAGTATTCAATGATACTGCTCGTTATATTGACCAAGGAGGAAACAAGCGTAAAGGAGCATTTGCTGTTTATTTAGAACCTTGGCACGCTGATGTTTTTGAGTTTTTAGACTTAAAGAAAAATCATGGTAAGGAAGAAGCTAGAGCAAGAGATTTATTTTATGCCTTATGGATTTCAGATTTGTTTATGAAACGTGTGCAGGAGGATGGCGAATGGTCATTATTCTGTCCGAATGAAGCTAGAGGTTTGTCAGATTGTTTCGGAAAAGAATTTGAAGATTTATATACAAAATACGAATTAGAAGGAAAAGCAAGAAAAACAATCAGAGCGCAAGAACTTTGGTTTGCTATCTTAGAAGCACAAATCGAAACGGGAACACCGTATATGCTTTATAAAGACCACGCAAATGGTAAATCAAATCAGCAAAATTTAGGTACAATAAAATCTTCAAATCTTTGTACAGAAATTATGGAATATACTTCGCCTGATGAGGTAGCAGTTTGTAATTTGGCTTCTATTGCTCTTCCAAAATATGTAATGGCAAATGAAGAAGGCGTATTAGAATTTAATCATCAAGTTCTTTATGATGTAACCTATCAAGCAACTATTAATTTAAACAGAATTATTGATAGAAATTATTATCCAATTGAAGAGGCTCGTCGTTCAAACTTCCGTCATCGTCCAATTGGACTTGGTGTGCAAGGTTTGGCTGATGCATTTATTATGCTTCGTATGCCTTTTGAATCAGAAGAAGCTGCAAAATTGAATAAAGAGATTTTCGAAACGATTTATTTTGCTGCCATGACGGCTTCTAAAGATTTAGCAATTACAGAAGGAGCTTACGAAACTTTCGAAGGTAGTCCGTTATCAAAAGGACAATTCCAATTTGATTTGTGGAAAGTAGATGAAGATTATCATTCTGGACGTTGGAACTGGGAAGAATTGCGTAACGAAGTAGTAAAACACGGAGCTAGAAATTCACTCTTACTTGCACCAATGCCAACAGCTTCAACTTCTCAAATTTTGGGAAATAACGAGTGTTTTGAGCCTTATACTTCTAATATTTATGTTCGTCGTGTTCTTTCTGGTGAGTTTGTGGTAGTAAACAAACACCTTCTGAAAGATTTGATTGAGATTGATATGTGGGATGATGAAATGAAAAATGAACTTATTGCTGCCAATGGTTCAGTTCAAAATATCAAACGTATTCCTCAAGAACTGAAAGAAATTTACAAGACGGTTTGGGAAATTAGTCAGCGTACAATTATTGATATGTCAGCTGATAGAGGAGCTTATATTTGTCAGAGCCAAAGTTTGAATGTTCATATTCAGAATCCTACTTTCGGAAAACTAACTTCTATGCACTTCCACGCTTGGAAACGAGGCTTGAAAACAGGAATGTATTATCTTCGTACGAAAGCTGCTGCTGATGCAATTAAGTTCACAGTAGATAAAGATGCGCTAGAAGTAGGAAAAGAAGCAGCTAAAAACAATAAATTGAAGGCTGAAAAAATAATGGCTGATAGCAATGAAGAAATTTTGGCTATGGCTGAAAACGGTATGGATATGGAGGAACAATCAAATCTTGCACTTGCTAGAATCCATAAACGCCAAAACGGACAAGCACAAGAAGAGCAGCTAAAAGACGGACTAGGAGGAGCAGCATGTTCACTAGACGACGAAGATTGTTTGACGTGTGGAAGTTAA
- a CDS encoding efflux RND transporter permease subunit: MKKLVEFFVKYPIWANAIIFTMVIFGALSYGWVMKRSFFPEIDPTNISVGVVMPGASPQEMEEGVTIKIEESLKGIEGIKEITSTSSENNASIIVQLERGVDADEALAEVKNAVDRINSFPTNAERPLVFKVKPRSRTMYLGLRAKEGKELDLFLLKKYAEQIEDEMLASGVISQINISGYPDIEISIEVPEATLLRYGLRFDQIAAAVRLNNRDISAGAIKSKEEEILIRSRAKEKMAEKIGNIVLRANDDGSNLRLRDIATIKQQFADVPNSLHINGERAVSLELTKLKEEDLEEISIYANKYVEEFNEKHSDVELVVSFDFFDLLSQRLQMLIDNGIMGLVLVLICLGLFLSLRLSLWVALGIPISFAGMFVIAALMGITINMISLFGMILVVGILVDDGIVIGENIFTHFEMGKSPMRATVDGTFEVMPSVFTSVLTTIVAFLPIAIGIEGFDFLQEMGLIVVLCLAVSLIEAFFVLPSHLTHKDMADTQSEGKWRENLNKGIDFLRHKVYGKALAHVLRFRYVYVFVPVVFVMLVLGMINGQFIKVVFFPNIPFDSFQANIAFKAGTPKEKVISYLERFEKATWDVNDELKKEFNDEKDFINFTFRNLGSTSDGSERGSHAGNVSISLLDMDDREITSNDIAKRVREKIGKIPEAEMFTVAGRNRFGKPISVRLLSKNNDALDAATEELKRELENFAGLKEITDNQRVGRRELQLELKPKAYFLGLTHADITGQIRQGFFGEEIQRLQKGTDEVRVWVRYPEASRETLGQLETMRIKTADGKEIPLSEVASYTIDRGIVDIKHFNGSREIAVEAELSDPNGSPVDIIEKLKNTTFIDMKSKYPSLSFEFGGQQQRSSQSQESLKFALPIMLFVIILLITLTFRSLSQSILVMCLIPLGLFCAVFGHFFADKPVSLLSLWGILALSGVIINDAVVLVSKFNSNLQEGMTMPDAIYNAGISRFRAILLTTVTTVAGLAPLIMETSFQAQFLIPMAVSVAYGIGFGTFLILLIFPVIILVVNDMRRMIVYSKRWVVHTWKGYKGEVAYPSSEEVEPANREVNRLKIMKEME, translated from the coding sequence ATGAAAAAACTTGTCGAATTTTTTGTAAAATATCCAATTTGGGCAAATGCCATTATTTTTACGATGGTCATTTTTGGTGCGCTCTCTTACGGTTGGGTAATGAAACGCTCCTTTTTTCCCGAAATTGACCCTACCAATATTTCGGTGGGTGTAGTAATGCCGGGGGCTTCTCCACAAGAGATGGAAGAAGGAGTTACTATCAAAATTGAAGAATCTTTAAAGGGAATAGAAGGGATAAAAGAAATTACTTCTACTTCTTCTGAGAATAACGCCAGTATTATTGTTCAATTAGAACGTGGAGTGGATGCTGACGAAGCTCTTGCAGAAGTCAAAAACGCTGTGGATAGAATCAATTCTTTTCCCACAAATGCAGAACGTCCTTTAGTTTTCAAAGTCAAGCCACGAAGCAGAACCATGTATTTGGGTTTGAGAGCAAAGGAAGGAAAGGAATTAGACTTGTTTTTATTAAAAAAATATGCCGAACAGATTGAAGATGAAATGCTTGCATCAGGCGTTATTTCTCAAATTAATATTAGTGGCTATCCAGATATAGAAATTTCTATTGAAGTTCCAGAGGCTACACTTTTGCGTTATGGTTTGCGTTTTGACCAAATTGCAGCAGCCGTTAGACTCAATAACCGTGATATTTCGGCAGGAGCAATCAAGTCTAAAGAAGAGGAAATTCTGATTCGTTCGAGAGCCAAAGAAAAAATGGCTGAAAAAATTGGAAATATCGTTCTTCGTGCTAATGACGATGGAAGCAATCTTCGTTTGAGAGATATTGCAACCATAAAACAGCAGTTTGCAGATGTTCCCAATTCATTACATATCAATGGAGAAAGAGCTGTTTCATTAGAACTTACCAAATTAAAAGAAGAAGATTTAGAAGAAATTTCGATTTATGCAAATAAGTATGTCGAAGAATTTAACGAAAAACATTCAGATGTTGAACTAGTCGTTTCTTTTGATTTCTTTGATTTGCTTTCTCAACGCCTTCAAATGCTTATCGATAATGGAATCATGGGACTTGTTTTGGTTCTGATTTGTTTGGGGCTTTTTCTTAGTCTTCGTTTGTCGCTTTGGGTGGCTCTTGGTATTCCGATTTCGTTTGCAGGAATGTTTGTTATTGCTGCCTTGATGGGAATTACGATTAATATGATTTCTCTTTTTGGAATGATACTCGTAGTTGGTATTTTGGTAGATGATGGTATTGTAATTGGAGAAAATATCTTTACACATTTTGAGATGGGAAAATCTCCTATGAGAGCTACTGTTGATGGTACTTTTGAAGTGATGCCTTCTGTTTTTACGTCTGTCTTGACTACTATTGTAGCCTTTTTGCCTATTGCTATCGGAATTGAAGGTTTTGATTTTCTTCAAGAAATGGGCTTGATTGTAGTGCTTTGTTTGGCTGTTTCGCTTATTGAAGCCTTTTTTGTTTTGCCTTCGCACCTCACACATAAAGATATGGCAGATACTCAAAGTGAAGGAAAGTGGAGAGAAAATCTAAACAAAGGAATTGATTTTCTACGTCATAAAGTCTATGGAAAAGCACTTGCTCACGTTTTGCGTTTTCGTTATGTCTATGTTTTTGTTCCAGTTGTCTTTGTGATGCTTGTTTTGGGAATGATAAACGGACAGTTTATAAAAGTAGTTTTCTTTCCAAATATTCCTTTTGATAGTTTTCAAGCAAATATTGCATTTAAGGCAGGAACACCAAAAGAAAAAGTTATTTCCTATTTAGAACGCTTCGAAAAAGCAACGTGGGACGTAAACGACGAACTCAAAAAAGAATTTAATGATGAAAAAGATTTTATCAATTTTACGTTTAGAAATTTAGGAAGTACATCAGATGGTAGTGAACGTGGCTCACATGCAGGTAATGTTTCTATTTCACTTTTAGATATGGATGATAGAGAAATTACCAGTAATGATATTGCCAAACGAGTAAGGGAAAAAATAGGTAAGATTCCAGAAGCTGAAATGTTTACCGTAGCAGGGAGAAATCGTTTTGGAAAACCTATTTCAGTTCGTTTGTTATCCAAAAATAATGATGCCTTAGATGCTGCTACCGAAGAACTCAAACGAGAACTAGAAAACTTTGCAGGTCTGAAAGAAATAACTGACAACCAAAGAGTGGGAAGGCGAGAGTTACAGCTAGAACTCAAACCAAAAGCCTACTTTTTAGGACTTACACACGCAGATATTACAGGGCAGATACGACAAGGTTTTTTTGGAGAAGAAATACAACGCCTTCAAAAAGGAACAGATGAAGTCCGTGTTTGGGTGCGTTATCCAGAAGCGAGTAGAGAGACTTTAGGACAACTTGAAACAATGCGTATCAAAACAGCAGATGGAAAGGAAATTCCACTTTCAGAAGTTGCTTCTTATACGATTGATAGAGGAATTGTAGATATAAAACACTTCAATGGCTCAAGAGAAATTGCCGTAGAAGCTGAATTATCCGACCCAAATGGTTCGCCAGTTGATATTATCGAAAAGCTAAAAAATACGACGTTTATTGATATGAAAAGTAAATATCCTAGTCTTTCTTTCGAATTTGGAGGGCAGCAGCAGCGTAGTAGTCAGTCGCAAGAATCCTTGAAGTTTGCACTTCCGATTATGCTTTTTGTGATTATTCTTTTGATTACCCTTACTTTCCGTTCGCTTAGTCAGTCTATTTTAGTTATGTGCTTGATTCCTTTAGGACTGTTTTGTGCTGTTTTTGGTCATTTCTTTGCTGATAAACCTGTTTCGTTGCTTAGTTTGTGGGGGATTTTGGCACTTTCAGGAGTAATTATTAATGATGCTGTGGTTTTGGTCAGTAAATTTAACTCCAACCTTCAAGAAGGAATGACAATGCCTGATGCGATTTATAATGCAGGGATTTCTCGTTTTAGAGCGATTTTACTTACAACAGTTACGACTGTGGCAGGACTTGCACCACTTATTATGGAAACGAGTTTTCAAGCTCAATTCTTGATTCCAATGGCTGTTTCAGTAGCGTATGGAATTGGTTTTGGTACATTCTTGATTCTGCTTATTTTCCCTGTTATTATTCTTGTTGTCAATGATATGCGTAGAATGATTGTTTATTCTAAACGTTGGGTAGTTCATACGTGGAAAGGCTACAAAGGAGAAGTAGCTTACCCAAGTTCGGAAGAAGTAGAACCTGCCAACCGTGAAGTAAATCGTTTGAAAATTATGAAGGAAATGGAATAA
- a CDS encoding efflux RND transporter periplasmic adaptor subunit has product MKNKVLLSLAAAIIFLGGGYGLYVWLGSMQKDPPKRTAKPQKMAVKTQNANPSTIEAEIITFGRVESEQPVDIVAEVSGKIRENVHLQVGQSVRKGQVLFTLGKETFELGLQAQKSNFMREIAMILPDMKIDYSSRYQDWSNYFANLEVEKPLPKLPSYQSEKEKTFLATKGILTSYYNLKAQEATLSKYVITAPFSGSITEVYLQNGSVAPPNGKVLRLAQNSQLELKVPVDTRDVHWLKTGTEVNVATEDDSQKWIGKIARIGDIVNPATQSLDVYVKIQKGENPVYAGMYLRATMQGGTIKDAIEVPRRAVFNDNEVYTVKNDSILHLQTVQIKKSNKETLIISGINEGEKVVTEPLINAYNEMIVKVLEEEKSSQTSKTLSVK; this is encoded by the coding sequence ATGAAAAACAAAGTTTTACTCTCTCTTGCTGCTGCAATTATTTTTTTAGGTGGAGGTTATGGTCTTTACGTATGGCTTGGAAGTATGCAAAAAGACCCTCCCAAACGAACAGCCAAACCTCAAAAAATGGCTGTCAAGACACAAAATGCAAATCCTTCTACTATCGAAGCTGAAATAATTACGTTCGGTAGAGTAGAATCAGAGCAGCCTGTCGATATTGTAGCTGAGGTTTCAGGCAAAATTCGTGAAAATGTGCATCTTCAAGTGGGTCAGTCTGTCAGAAAAGGACAAGTTTTATTTACCCTTGGCAAAGAAACATTTGAGCTAGGACTTCAAGCGCAGAAAAGTAATTTTATGCGAGAAATTGCAATGATTTTACCTGACATGAAAATCGATTACTCAAGTCGTTATCAAGATTGGAGTAATTATTTTGCCAACTTGGAAGTAGAAAAACCATTACCAAAACTTCCTTCTTACCAGTCAGAAAAAGAAAAAACATTTCTTGCTACAAAAGGAATTTTGACAAGCTATTACAATCTTAAAGCACAAGAAGCAACACTAAGTAAATATGTAATAACTGCACCTTTTTCGGGTTCAATTACTGAAGTCTATTTGCAAAATGGTTCGGTTGCTCCTCCTAATGGTAAAGTATTGCGTTTAGCTCAAAATAGTCAGTTAGAGCTCAAAGTTCCTGTTGATACTAGAGATGTACATTGGCTCAAAACAGGTACAGAAGTAAACGTAGCCACCGAAGATGATAGCCAAAAATGGATAGGTAAAATAGCACGAATAGGCGATATTGTAAATCCAGCAACACAGTCTTTGGATGTGTATGTCAAAATTCAAAAAGGTGAAAATCCTGTTTATGCAGGAATGTATCTACGTGCAACTATGCAGGGAGGAACAATCAAAGATGCTATTGAAGTGCCAAGAAGAGCCGTTTTTAATGATAATGAAGTTTATACCGTCAAAAATGATTCGATTCTGCATCTTCAAACCGTTCAAATCAAAAAATCAAATAAGGAAACACTAATTATTTCAGGCATAAACGAAGGCGAAAAAGTAGTAACCGAACCTTTAATAAATGCTTATAATGAAATGATTGTAAAAGTTTTGGAGGAAGAAAAGTCTAGTCAGACATCAAAAACATTATCCGTAAAGTAG
- the coaE gene encoding dephospho-CoA kinase (Dephospho-CoA kinase (CoaE) performs the final step in coenzyme A biosynthesis.) — MKKQITKKNKILQLGITGGIGTGKSTVCKIFETLGIAVYDADTRAKMVMITDDILKKELKKAFGDEVYLSENEINRDYLVKTVFSNQENNEKIEILNSIVHPAVGRDYQHWYNENAAKSPYLLKEAALMFESDSYKVLDAIIVVHAPLEERIKRVLKRDSHRSEEQVKAIISKQMPEEEKLRRADFVIYNDASHSLIKQVLELHEKFQSLS; from the coding sequence ATGAAAAAACAAATAACTAAAAAAAATAAAATTCTTCAGTTAGGAATAACTGGTGGAATAGGAACAGGAAAAAGTACGGTTTGTAAAATCTTCGAAACGCTAGGAATAGCTGTTTATGATGCTGACACTCGTGCAAAGATGGTAATGATAACAGATGATATTCTGAAAAAAGAACTCAAAAAAGCCTTTGGAGATGAAGTTTATTTAAGTGAAAATGAGATTAATAGAGATTACTTAGTCAAAACTGTTTTTTCTAATCAAGAGAATAACGAAAAAATAGAAATTCTCAATTCTATTGTACACCCAGCCGTAGGAAGAGATTATCAACATTGGTACAATGAAAATGCAGCCAAAAGCCCGTACTTATTGAAAGAAGCAGCTCTAATGTTTGAATCTGATTCCTATAAAGTTTTAGATGCTATTATTGTAGTTCATGCGCCTTTGGAAGAGCGTATAAAAAGAGTGTTAAAAAGAGATTCGCACCGAAGCGAAGAACAAGTAAAAGCTATTATTTCTAAGCAAATGCCAGAAGAAGAAAAGCTAAGACGTGCCGACTTTGTGATTTATAATGACGCTTCTCATTCTTTGATTAAGCAGGTTTTAGAGCTTCATGAAAAATTTCAATCCTTATCATAG
- a CDS encoding DUF4231 domain-containing protein — protein sequence MEDKTNKKQKNSTGSSQNYTHNPYDTKIEMYGQKYNYHQITTHNDYVDYFMKRYMEQVIWYDKKAVINKNLFMWYQRIVIFLGALIPIIVAVGGYVPAIKEYSGLMSAIISGVIAVVAALDKLQQPMSNWYNYRNIAENLKKEQYYYDFKIPPYQGLNEMAMKRLFVERIEGTVASDINRFLQGVQNQDDEDDNPTDDILKKNPPPIS from the coding sequence ATGGAAGACAAAACAAATAAAAAACAAAAAAACTCAACAGGTTCATCACAAAACTATACTCATAATCCTTATGACACTAAGATAGAAATGTATGGACAAAAGTATAATTATCATCAAATTACGACGCATAATGATTATGTAGATTATTTTATGAAGCGTTATATGGAACAAGTAATTTGGTATGATAAAAAAGCTGTTATTAATAAGAATCTTTTTATGTGGTATCAGCGAATCGTCATTTTTTTGGGTGCTTTGATTCCAATTATTGTTGCTGTTGGTGGATATGTTCCAGCTATAAAAGAATATAGTGGACTAATGAGTGCTATTATTTCAGGAGTTATTGCTGTGGTGGCTGCACTTGACAAACTACAACAACCGATGAGTAATTGGTATAATTATAGAAATATCGCTGAAAATCTAAAAAAAGAACAGTATTATTATGATTTCAAAATTCCTCCCTATCAAGGTCTTAATGAAATGGCAATGAAAAGGCTTTTTGTAGAACGAATAGAGGGAACTGTTGCTTCTGATATAAACCGTTTCTTACAAGGTGTACAAAATCAAGATGATGAAGATGATAATCCAACAGACGATATTCTAAAAAAGAATCCACCTCCAATATCATAA
- a CDS encoding DUF3124 domain-containing protein, whose protein sequence is MLKKKSSFLSTLFILCIGFINLFLLSSCEHGSKEFISQSSSETTYTDEDVNYIKELNSKSLIKLTSIKDKNALSSNTFPSQELKDSLGFGQLLYVPVYSEIYSIGHHRTERLSSTLSIRNVNLDGEFYITRLEYYDTEGNILKEIKASELPIKVNSLETKNHVIALYDDRGGVGANFILEWRSSKPIVAPMVETIMISTESNWGLSFTATSKTLKEYGRQNK, encoded by the coding sequence ATGCTCAAAAAAAAATCTTCATTTTTATCAACCCTTTTTATACTCTGTATAGGTTTTATTAATCTATTTTTGCTCTCTTCATGTGAGCATGGTTCAAAAGAATTTATTTCTCAATCTAGTTCGGAAACCACTTATACTGATGAAGATGTAAACTATATCAAAGAATTAAACTCAAAAAGTTTGATAAAACTAACCAGTATAAAAGACAAAAATGCGCTTAGTTCGAATACATTCCCTTCACAAGAACTAAAAGATTCTTTAGGTTTTGGGCAGCTTTTGTATGTTCCTGTTTATTCAGAAATTTATAGTATTGGACACCACCGTACAGAGCGACTTTCTTCAACACTCAGCATCAGAAACGTAAATCTTGATGGCGAATTTTATATTACTCGTCTGGAATATTATGATACAGAAGGAAATATTTTGAAGGAAATAAAAGCTTCTGAATTACCTATAAAAGTAAATAGTTTGGAAACTAAAAACCACGTTATTGCGCTTTATGATGATAGAGGAGGAGTAGGAGCAAATTTCATTTTAGAATGGAGAAGTAGCAAACCAATTGTTGCCCCTATGGTAGAAACTATCATGATTAGTACAGAATCAAACTGGGGACTTTCGTTCACGGCTACTTCAAAAACTTTGAAAGAATATGGAAGACAAAACAAATAA
- a CDS encoding cation:proton antiporter: MLLSIPSILSDVVIILALAIPVILLLHRVSLPSIVGFLLTGVLAGPYVLKLVTSQEHIDILAEIGVVLLLFTIGMEFSLPNLIRIRKAVFIAGSLQLILTTTVFAFITYFGTIDYLPIAIFYGFLSTLSSTAIVLKLLQTRGEMGSPHGQIILAILIFQDIAVVPMMLMMPILAGLADNVVQEIFLMIVKTAAVLAFLVLISKFVLKPFLNLVVMTKSKELFISTIVVICFSVAYLTSLAGLSLALGAFLAGLVMSESDYSHDATSYILPFKEIFTSIFFISIGMLMDINFLWYNLGEILLLTIMSMAIQAFLAFWAVKALKITAKTAIMVGISICQIGEFAFILAKSGTEIGLMPIELYQYFLSTSVLSMAIAPMLILNSKKIAHFLIYKLPKPKVISNWATKRVKLPEFLHEFKDKNLEDHIVIIGFGYNGKTIAKAARLSNIPFIIIETDPKKVKKDSLYRKNILFGDAMNEEVQHQVHFDKARIVVITLTDLEITKVLTHKIKYLNSEVGVLVRNKRAKDIATIEKAGADIVVTDELETNLELFTQALQYYYLPQREVYSLISKIREELIDE, translated from the coding sequence ATGCTTCTATCTATTCCCTCTATTCTTAGTGATGTAGTTATCATCTTGGCTCTTGCTATTCCTGTAATATTACTTTTACACCGAGTGAGTTTGCCAAGTATTGTAGGCTTTTTGCTTACTGGCGTACTAGCAGGTCCTTATGTTCTGAAATTAGTTACAAGCCAAGAACATATTGATATTTTGGCAGAAATTGGTGTAGTTTTACTTCTTTTTACGATTGGAATGGAGTTTTCGCTTCCTAATCTAATAAGAATTAGAAAAGCTGTTTTTATAGCTGGTTCTCTCCAACTTATCCTAACAACAACTGTTTTTGCCTTCATTACCTATTTCGGAACGATTGATTACCTGCCTATTGCTATTTTCTATGGTTTTCTTTCGACACTTAGCAGTACGGCTATTGTATTAAAACTACTCCAAACTCGTGGCGAAATGGGAAGTCCACATGGACAGATTATTCTCGCCATTCTAATTTTTCAAGATATTGCTGTCGTTCCTATGATGCTCATGATGCCTATTTTGGCTGGTTTGGCTGACAATGTTGTACAAGAGATATTCCTGATGATTGTAAAAACGGCTGCTGTATTAGCATTCTTGGTATTGATTTCAAAATTTGTCCTGAAGCCATTTCTCAATTTAGTTGTCATGACTAAAAGTAAAGAGCTTTTCATCTCTACTATTGTTGTAATTTGTTTTTCTGTGGCTTATCTCACTTCTTTAGCTGGTCTCTCTCTTGCTTTAGGAGCTTTTTTGGCAGGGTTAGTAATGTCAGAATCTGATTATTCTCACGATGCAACGAGTTATATTTTGCCATTTAAAGAAATCTTTACCAGTATTTTCTTCATTTCTATTGGAATGTTGATGGACATAAATTTTTTGTGGTACAACCTTGGCGAAATTCTTCTACTTACTATTATGAGTATGGCAATTCAAGCATTTTTGGCTTTTTGGGCAGTGAAGGCACTGAAAATAACTGCAAAAACAGCTATTATGGTAGGTATTTCTATTTGTCAGATTGGAGAGTTTGCTTTTATCCTTGCAAAATCAGGAACTGAAATTGGTTTGATGCCTATTGAGCTTTATCAATATTTCCTTTCCACTTCTGTTTTGTCTATGGCAATAGCACCTATGCTTATTCTTAACTCTAAAAAAATAGCTCACTTCTTGATTTATAAACTACCGAAACCAAAAGTGATAAGTAACTGGGCAACTAAGAGAGTAAAACTTCCAGAATTTTTGCACGAATTTAAGGACAAAAACTTAGAAGACCATATCGTAATTATAGGTTTTGGCTATAATGGAAAAACAATTGCTAAAGCTGCACGATTATCAAATATTCCATTCATAATTATCGAAACTGACCCTAAAAAAGTAAAAAAAGATAGCTTGTATAGAAAAAACATCTTATTTGGTGATGCAATGAATGAAGAAGTTCAGCATCAAGTTCACTTTGACAAAGCTCGTATAGTCGTCATTACTCTGACAGATTTAGAAATTACAAAAGTGCTTACTCATAAAATAAAATACCTCAATTCAGAGGTTGGCGTGTTGGTAAGAAACAAACGTGCAAAAGATATTGCAACCATCGAAAAAGCAGGTGCTGATATAGTCGTAACTGATGAATTAGAAACTAATTTAGAACTTTTTACACAAGCCTTACAGTATTATTATTTACCTCAACGTGAAGTTTATTCTTTAATTTCCAAAATTAGAGAAGAATTAATTGATGAATAA